One genomic window of Arachis stenosperma cultivar V10309 chromosome 10, arast.V10309.gnm1.PFL2, whole genome shotgun sequence includes the following:
- the LOC130957171 gene encoding uncharacterized protein LOC130957171 yields the protein MAEMEALKAKRKRTSSLSHEDANLESVNELQSPPRIRTRGRPKNRLGSKLEKQIANATKKKKTKVLSEINLFDAASVAHSSCSQYQGQVINYQFRVPAAEDNSLGV from the exons ATGGCCGAGATGGAAGCATTAAAAGCCAAAAGGAAGAGGACATCTTCTTTATCCCACGAAgacgccaacttggaatccgttaatgagcttcaaagcccgccaaggattcgaacaagaggacgtccaaaaaacaggctaggttcaaagctggagaaacagattgcaaatgccacaaagaagaagaagacgaaagttttaagcgag ataaacctgtttgatgctgcatcagTGGCGCATTCAAGTTGCAGCCAATATCAGGGACAAGTTATAAATTATCAGTTCAGGGTACCAGCAGCAGAGGATAActctttgggtgtatag
- the LOC130957172 gene encoding protein FAR1-RELATED SEQUENCE 4-like, whose product MGENAPKGFLTDQCASIKRALEACMPTTVHRWCIWHIMKKIPSKLNGYKGHADIEQQMSHVVWNSHSKDSFDRNWNDFLVNVGLADNKWLSDLYEDRHIWGSPSPIQRKGELHHQIKEFRSRLFSIRSRRTSFQLNIGQVRGYLRLSCSRGKMPMLIIRVERDTVPSRTKRVKLRTSKPSVP is encoded by the exons atgggagAAAACGCTCCGAAAGGTTTTCTCACCGATCAGTGTGCATCAATAAAAAGGGCTCTAGAGGCCTGTATGCCAACAACAGTTCACCGGtggtgtatttggcacatcatgaagaagattccaagcaaattaaacgggTACAAGGGACATGCCGATATCGAACAACAAATGAGccatgttgtttggaactctcacAGCAAAGACTCATTCGATAGGAATTGGAACGATTTTCTGGTGAATGTTGGTCTTgcggacaacaagtggctttcag atctgtACGAAGACCGTCACATATGG GGAAGTCCAAGCCCAATTCAGAGGAAAGGCGAATTGCATCACCAGATTAAAGAATTCCGCTCTAGGCTATTCAGTATACGAAGTCGGAGAACAAGTTTCCAGCTCAATATTGGACAAGTTCGCGGTTACCTACGACTCAGTTGCAGCCGAGGTAAAATGccaatgcttattattcgagtcGAGAGGGATACTGTGCCGTCACGCACTAAGCGTGTTAAGCTTCGAACAAGTAAGCCAAGTGTCCCCTAG
- the LOC130957173 gene encoding uncharacterized protein LOC130957173, with product MPPPPYHPRPLLSSSFFLSSPSPPLPTAATAPPLRHPPAAPLLLSLTLIPPLRRHRDAVSRHRAKRYRSHLLPRSTPPAYQEETHQQAATEQATPHQEVMPQIEAADPEIPIQSAPPLQQPDSQPTTTETPAAIPTIDDTPSHPA from the exons ATGCCGCCACCGCCGTACCATCCCCGtccccttctctcttcttccttcttcctctcttcccccTCTCCACCACTGCCAACCGCTGCCACCGCGCCCCCTCTCCGCCACCCACCCGCAGCCCCCCTTCTTCTATCACTAACCCTAATACCCCCCCTCCGCCGCCACCGCGACGCCGTATCCCGCCACCGCGCTAAACGCTACCGCAGCCACCTTCTTCCCCGTTCCACCCCTCCCGCCTACCAG GAGGAGACTCATCAGCAGGCAGCCACAGAGCAGGCTACCCCGCATCAGGAGGTTATGCCCCAGATAGAGGCTGCGGATCCAGAGATCCCGATACAGTCAGCCCCACCTCTACAGCAACCAGACTCCCAGCCCACCACCACTGAGACTCCAGCTGCCATCCCTACCATTGATGACACCCCTTCACACCCGGCTTGA